The DNA window tgccataaggttaagagagaggttaaggaataggttaagaactacttcgCGATAAGAACATTTTGGGGAACCGGGCTTTGGTTCTTCaaattatgtttataaatatCATAGATGGTAATTTAATGGTAATCTATCTGTTTCAGCAAACCCAACTTGGATGGGAACACTGATCCAAGCGAGGGGCTGATGAGCATGCTGCAGAAGATCTACACAGATGGAGATGACGAGATGAAGCGCACTATCAACAAGGCCTGGGTTGAGTCTCAGGAGAAGAAGGCCAAAGCAGATGACTTTGACTTCTAAGCCAGTTTATTGGTCTGCTTCCACAGTGAAACACCCTAATTCAGATGCTTCATACATGCCATTCCAATTTATTCagattattttatctatttttatacttttaccTGTTAAATACAGCTGTTACTGAAAATTGTGTTTTGTAAAGTGTTTCCATTCCCACTGTAATTTTCAAAGCGTTCATAATTTTAAGTTGTTCCATATGGTAACAACTTTTCGACAAATTTTCAGCTCATTTTCGGTCAATGTTATTGCACTTAAGACCGTGTACCTTAAATGTGAAAAATTTAAAAGTCATTTCTTGCTTCTGGTGGTcatgaaattaaatattgttgtCATATAATATTACTCTCATCATAATGTAGAGAAAACAGAGTATCTGAACTAAATAAACTGTGGACATAAAAGAAAACAGTGTCTGTTAATTAGAATTTTAATACAGTCTCAAAATCTTTTCAGATAACATAACTGTacacataaatgtgtgtttttatgtacAATAATTGTTCGCTGTAGTTTACCTATCAAGCCACAAGGAGGTGCTTGAAAACGGAATGTGCATACATTTGTTTATGTTATTCATTGTGGTAAAATTATGGAAACATATGGCTTACTGTTGTCAATATTGTTGAAATTAGTACtacatatctttaaaaaatgCTTATTGCTTCTAGtaatcaaaaaaatttaatattggtGTCATtcaatattactattactactaatgcAATTGATCAATtctcatttattttacttttttatttattaataaagaacataatataacagtaataattataattgtatccAACCACAAGGagttttttaatcaattttttgggggtaaaattattgaaaattctgggttatttatttattgtaatattattctaGTAATTAGGACCATATTATATAACTTAAGAGttgaaaatacaaagaaaacgtaaaaaaaaaaaggcgtttCTGAGTCTTTATATAACCCACgtttattaaatgaaatagtGCTGTGATGCATTATTATTCAGAATTATGAACTTAACTAAACTGTGAATCGGTGTTTGTCAATTAGTTTTACATTACATTGCATTTTCTAATCTAGAAAACATTTTGTGCAAAAGGGGGGAAAAAGTCCCCGTGGTTTATTAATTGAGCCACAGGGAGGCGCATGAAACCACAGGTTTCTCTTTCAGTTCTATACAGCTGTATGTTCCACAATTATGTAATTTTGCTTTATCCACATGATGTTAATACAGTCAGTGTATAAGCAATTTATATTCAAAACTCGTGGCAGCCAtctatatattactttttttttacacagcacGACATAAAATCAATGAATCGTTCATTAATCCCCGCGAAAAATTagacaatattacaatatttacaatattaaattatgcAAAGATGCTTTGataatgctaaataaatgttCACATAATACAAAATCATTAAACAGAGGGAAAAAAACCGTCATGCAAGTCATCCGGAGGGCCATATAATCACGTCAACCTTGATTGGATGATGTTCTCAGGTTTTCATTCACTTTCTACCGCACTTTCATATGCGTCTCTCTGATCTTTGATTGAATCTCCAGCAGCCAATGGCGTTGTTTCTCTCCCCCCGCCTCTGCCCATGACGTCACGGACCGTTTATATACAGCAGCACTCCGGTGGCGCGGCATGTTTGACTCACACAGGACAGGATTAACGTTACAGAACTTGGCCAGACTTTGGGACTTCACATAAGGAGTTTATTTTCTAGGGCGAAGGATCTATATTAATGAATGGATCCAGCTTGTTTTACTTCAGCGCAGCGTCTTTCCTGTAAAATGATGAATCCGGATTTGTTCAAACCGGCTCAAGCGGCCACCAAGCCGAACCGGAGTAAATCCGAGCACGTTAAGACGGAGGTCGCGCAGGTGGTGGTTGATGCAAAGACTGGAAGGTCGTACTGTAAAGGAAAGCTTTTGGGAAAGGTACCAGTCTGTTTTTCATCAAtatggttattttaattatttatgtgatTTGTCACGGTGTATTTGATCGCATTTCCTGGTgtgtttaaacgtgcgcggtgtATCGGTCTCGTGCTTGGGTTTGGCTGGTTTTAGGAGATGTGTCTAGGTGCACCAGAATCACTGGACCGCAGTGCGTTTCTAGAATCTGTCTGCTGGTTTTTCTAGCACTGCATTGTATGTGTCTTTCAAATATTGTCTATTACGTGATTCGTCTGCGAAGACAGTGCTTGCAGTTTACGATTGGGAGGATTTTTAATATTCGATGTCAGGAAAAGATGAATGAATCCGTGCATCAATGGAAATGATGCTGCGTTGCTCGTGAGCAGTGCAACCAATGACCACTGCCCCGGTTTTGTTGAATTGTTTACTAAGCAAGGCTTTCTTTTTTAACTAGACTAATTTAATGATTATTCGAGTCTCGTTAATCTTAGTATTTAAAGTGCCGCATCATTGTGATGCTGTAAGGAGGGGTAGGAGGATTTGGAAAAATACGTCATTCCTTTACATTTCTTGGACCAACTAAGGATTGCTgcaatatgtataattttttgtattattattttacgaGATAAGGATTATCATGTATAACGCAGAATTTCCCATTTTTATGTGAGAggacaaattaatgttttgttaatgatttatgatGCGTCAGATGTGACCAGTAGatccaaaaaaaaattaggttatagccttttttctctctctctcttcatttaaAGCATTTGCAAAATGAATGAGACCGTTTATATATATtgcacaaatggtaaaaatgccCATAAATCAATTCCAGATTTCATATACTGGTCTGGACATATTGACTGTCTCAGGATCCATTCTGCATTCTTGACAttagtgatgctgaaaatgtatcaaTCAAACGTTAAACACACTAGTAACCTCCAAATAAATTGTCTTCGTAAGCAACTAGCCAGTTTTCCAGACACTGTCATTGAGTTTTAAGACCGTTGTACAGGCACCTGCAGCCAAATCTTAAGTTAttcataacctttttttttttttctctctctgttgaaACATTCTTTGTGACTAAATATATAATGGCTTTTGTTTTAGGGTGGTTTTGCGCGATGTTATGAGATGACAGATCTTGCCAACAACAAGATGTATGCTGTGAAAGTTATTCCTCAAAGCAGAGTCTCAAAGCCACACCAGAGAGGAAAGGTAAACAAACAATCGCCAAATACACATGTGAATCCTCATATTTTCTAGCTGCGTCTCTGTTCATTCATTGATTTTTGTCTTGTAGATCATAAATGAAATCGAGCTTCACAAAAGCCTCCAACACAAGCATGTGGTGAAGTTTTCCCATCACTTTGAGGACCAAGACAACATTTACATCTTCCTTGAACTCTGCAGCAGAAAGGTGAGTTGCTTTGCTAAAAACAGCGCTCTCATGGTTCGCTTTGGGGAATACAAGGCATTACTCTAATCCTGTGCTTGGTGTTTACAGTCTCTCGCACACATTTGGAAAGCAAGACATACGCTGACAGATCCAGAAGTACGTTACTACCTCAAACAGATCATTTCTGCGCTCAAATACCTCCACAACAAAGGCATCCTCCACCGAGACCTCAAACTAGGTATTGTTTTTGATTGTGTAGCCTGCAGTTTGAATCATGGTATGATATCCATCAAATTCAGTTGGTTTGATaatgctcaatttttttttttaggtaatttttttgtgaatgaaAACATGGACTTGAGATTAGGAGATTTTGGGCTGGCAGCAAAGCTGGAGACAGTCGAGCAGAGGAAGAAGTGAGTTTGTATGCCGCCTTCACTAACTTTAATAGAGATCAAATTGATTTTGTGTGCTGATGAAAAAAATTGCTCTTGCAGGACCATCTGCGGGACTCCAAACTACCTGGCTCCAGAGGTGTTAAACAGACAAGGCCATGGGACCGAGTCAGATGTTTGGTCGCTGGGTTGTGTAATGTAAGTCTTATCAAATCTACTCTACACTGTTTTATGGTTATTGTGTAGACTGTGGTTTTGCGAGTACATGAAAGGCTaataattaaatttgaagttataAATCCTCATTTCAAAATTAAACCATTTCTAAAAAAATTCAAgattttgtttacctgcatgtcatgtgaccattaaccatcATCAAAAAAACCACAAACATGTTTTAGAGCAATGGGGTTCAGCTTACAAAAAAACACTGGGACTTCCTGGTGTAGACTAATATATTATTAGAACTATATTAGTGTATTTATAGTACGGAAAGTCCATATCACATACTTTATTTATGATGCAGCAGATCTGACAGCCTTGATGACGAGCTCTTTTTCTTGTCTATTTAGGTACACACTTCTATGTGGGAATCCACCTTTTGAAACCTTAGACTTGAAAGAGACCTACAAGTGTATTAAGGAAGTGAGATACAGCCTTCCTCCTTCCCTCACTCCATCTGCACAGAAGCTGATCTCCGCTATCCTTCAGAAAAACCCATCTGACCGCCTTACACTGGATCAGATACTGGCCCACGAGTATTTCACAAAGGTTAGCATACTAAAACCCTGAGTAGTAATTATACGtaatttaaaggattttttttttctttaagtgtgCACTTTCTTCATAGAGAGTTTCTTACTGTACATTTGTAgtcctctaattttttttttttttctttctttctttttccctccCTCAGGGCTTCACCCCGGAAAAACTCCCTCCCAGCAGCTGTGTGATGGTGCCTGAGCTTAATCCACCCAGCCCTGCCAAGAAGTTCTTTACGAAGATGGCTAAAAGCTTCTTTGGAAAGAAGAAATCGAAAGGTATGTACCTACTTTAATTACCAAAATTATTTTAGTTGACAATAACACCATCGGTTTGGATTCAAACATTAGTTTCTGACATTGGTTTCTTTGTTATTGACACAAAATGTCTTTGCAGCTGTTGAAAAGGCACCTTGTGAGGAGAAAGATGACATTTCTAAACTGGTTTCTGGTATGGTGAAGCACTCCATCGGTCGGCAAATGAGCTACAAGACAATGGGAGTGAATGAGgtaataaatcacacttttttacatttatgtgcaTGTATTAATAGCATCACCGTAAACTGTTGCTCCCTGGCTGACTCATGGCTGTCGCAAAAAGCCACGTCAGTatgcatgctgttttttttttttttctcaacatagCTATAGTGGGCTCTGTGGGGACATGTTTTGAAAGCTGCTGTAGATGAATAATAGAGTGCAATCGTCCAGCTATTGTGCTGAACGTCTCAGAATAACTCCGTACTGACCAAACGCACACAAGTCGGCGAGTTAATCGCATGACAAATAGATGTTTTAAACTTGAGACACCAGATTGGAGAGTAATTGTCCATTGTGCATGATAATAATTGCTTAAAACGGAGAACAGGGAAGTACTTATGATTGTTAAAACAATATGACTTCCTTGTGATATTCAGGTCACTTCTCCTACGGTTCAACTGGCAAGCTCTGGCCCTCTGGACACCCCGGCAGAGGAGGAGTCCAGGAAGTCTGCGTCTCGCTCCTTCAAAGGCACCGTCGCCAGCAGCACTGATGGTAAGGGACCGTAGAAGTGGATTTGCTCAGACATACAGCAGAAAATAGTTGTGCATGCATGTGGCCTATTTTAGGCTCAACCCGCAGGCTTTCAGAGGCCGCTATTAGGAACAAGTTTGTCCAAAAACATCCTGGcctaattcattaaaaaaagaaaaaaaatagtttttgctaGGTTTAGCAGCATGGTGACTTGCCAtgtctttttactttttacatttacactatgaatcaaaagtttagggtcatgATTTTCCTCAAAGAACTgttgtgtataatataatataacaaccAAGATACACAATTAGTTTTTCCTCCCAAGGAATTAAATCACTTTCATTTGACTTTGTTCCTTATTTTTCCCCCTTTCTCAGCTGGTGACGATATCCCTACCCCTGCTGCTGTAGCCGAATCTGCCATGAAGGTTCTTAACAGCTGCTTGTCTTCCATGCCGACAGGTTTGTTCCCACACTCTGGTCACACTGTGGCGCTTAAGCAATTTCAAGGTTTACTCTTGAGCCATTGATTATGTACTCAAATATTGTCCTTTCCTCTTCCAGCTTCAAAAAACCCACCCTGCCTTTCTAAAACCAAGCCTTTAATCTGGGTAACCAAGTGGGTCGACTACTCCAACAAATACGGCTTTGGTTATCAGCTTTCCAATCAAAACGTCGGTGTACTCTTCAACGAAGGCACTCATCTGAGCCTGTGTGAACAGCGGAGGTACGTCCGCTTGCTTTCTGTATTCCCATTCGTTAAGAAGTCTCCAGTTTGGCATTTGGACTGAGCTCTGACCCACATAGAGTGCTTTACCCTTTACGAATTCTTTGCTTTTGGCCAAATTGGTTTAAGTAGCTTTGCTTTAGGCATGATGTTCTAATTGCTTATTTGTATTCTTCTGCAGGACCGTACGTTACTGTCTGACGAACAACCAACACTTTAGTTTTCCAGCTGACGCTTTACCAGAAAAGCTCCTGAATCAAAAACACATAGTGGATTTGATGGCTAACTACATGGAGCAGAACCTAATGGAGGTGAGTGTAGAAATTAACCCCTTAAATGTAGAATTTGAACATTCGTGACCCCtcaacacaaaaccagtcatgagggTGTAGTATAAATAAGCTTCCCATTGGTGAATGGTTTATtaagatcggacaatatttggctgagataaaactatttgaaaatctgaaatctgagggtaaaaaaaatttaatattgagaaaatcacctttaaagttgtccaaattaagttcttagcaatgtatagaactaattaaaaatgacctttttatatatttacgatagaaaattaataaaatatctttacttaatatcctaatgattttttggcttaaaagaaaaattgatcattttgacccataccatCTTGGGTACTGCTACAAACTTACCTGTGACTTACGACATTTGAATTATGTGAtactattaataatttttaatggcAATATTTCAAATGGTTTATTCTCTAAaatataaactaaactaaagttCAGCACTTAAGttaaattctatttaaaaaataaatattttttacttatttatattatttattttaaatatttacacaataaataaatcacaaatatatcagaaaatgtaaaaaattaattttatagtttattttaaaacaagttttcctttttttgaaGGGTGGAGACGTCAACAGTGAGGACCAGCCACCTCCAAGCTCTTCTCCGTTGCTTCTGCAGTGGATCAAGACTGATCACGCCTTAGTCATGCTCTTTGACAACCGAACCATACAGGTAAGTCTCTGATGGTGCAAAAAAGGATGAAACGTTGAGCATTTGAATTGCTTGGCCAGTTCTTAACATTCCCTCTCTTTCCGCTTTCTTTCCCAGGTGAATTTTTACACAGACCATACAAAAATCATCCTGTCCAAGACTTCGGACTCCTCGTACCTGCTGACATACATCAGCAAGGAGCGCGTCTCTTATTCCTACCCTCTGAACGTGCTTTCCCAATGGGGCTGCTCTCCGGAGCTCCGGCAGCGGCTTCATTACGTGGTACAGCTTCTCCAGCACTACACCAACGCATAAAGACTaagaacttttcttttttttgctgcttACCGCTTCCGTTTAAGAAGCAGAAAGGACTATGACAAAGAAAGAAATCAGGGGAAGCTTCCATGTTGCCACGAAGATCTCCTGTCCTTGGCCATCGGCTGGCCTCTTTGAAGTATGGTGCACTATTTTTcgtttggttttcttttgttatttttgcGACTGAGCCTACACCGACCGTATCACACTACCAACTTGAACATTTGAGCCTGTTcttttaatgatttcattttaAGTGCAGATGGCATAAAACTCACAGGTTTCTTAAGCGTCTCGCTTTTGCTCGCGGTGTCCCAAACACCGCGCAAAGATGGGCTTGGCTTTTTATGCTTGATCACTTGGCTttttaaactaaaagaaaaaaaggacattttATTTCACTAAATAGTACACAAACAAGAGCTATGAACACCAAAAGGTTATTCTTTTAATGAGATTAGTTTTAAAGATGGCAGAGGTGAATGGCTGTGGTGGAACGGTAATACATGGAGGAGCAGTTTGGAGCTGGAGAGACTAAAGTGCCTTTCTGATGGATTCCTCTGCAATAATGGCCCTGGATCTCAAGCTGAAGTCACAAAGGGAATGAAAGCGGCTTTATATAGAGTCTTCATATTTGTTTTTTCCAAGCGAATTAGGCAAGAGTGGGGGAAGAAACACTACAAATACACCTGATATAAGCTTTTTGCTGTTAAAAGTGATTATATCCTTAATGTCTGTACTTGAGGAAGAAAAAGACTATGTATTCAGTGTGCCTCCAGCTTTGTTTACTTGACATCCTCCATCATAAGTAATCATAATGTCCTCAAAACTGTGACCATGGCTGTAAGTGTTAAAATAAGTGTTCAGAATACCAACATTGTGAAAGCCATTACCCTCAGACAAATCCTAACtagtattattaattaaatgtggcacgtgttctatttatttttttatttattgttttctttttttatttattgatgtaaCAATTGTACGGTGTCAACACTGGGAAATGTTCAATATGATCACTTTTTATGTACTGGGAGAGTGGGGGGGAATAAAGTTTATTGAAAATCTACATGTTCTGTGTCTTGAGTTAGGTTTTTTGTTTTCAGATTTTAAAGaccattaaacatttacatttacatttttttttttgcatatttaaaatcaTTCTTAACAGTTCTAAACttttaaaacaagaaattaagttacaattAGAAATTAaacttataaaaatgtaaatgtttaatacatttacatttttataagttTAATTTCTaattgtaacttaatttcttgttttaaaaGTTTAGAACTGTTAAGAATGATTTTAAATATGCAAGCTACGTAAAATATTTAATGACAAATTCAGTGAGCataagactttcaaaaacaaacaacaaagaaTACAGCCCTATTATACAGTGTGTAAagatttaaccttttttttttttgttgaaagatTACAATTTGTATATAAATTGTGATACTGGTTTGAcatcactgtattaatttactttttaaaatgtttaacttttttaaattatggtATAAAAGTCTTAATTCAGAGACAAGCCAAAAAAAATGTTCTGCCCCTATTCAACTattaaaaaatcctttctttaaaattgtaaagattttttattatattaccatTTTTACTACATCTTTAATCAACTAAATGCACCCTTAGTTTGAATCTTTAAAAAGAATGTTATTTACTTTTTCAAGCATGCATTTTGTGCACTCTTATTAAGGGCTGTTGATTTAGCCTTTATTCAAAGTACAAGCCATGTACCAAAGCCACAGCAAACAGTGAGTGATTCTGGAAAACAGCAGATGTGTAGTTGTCAGTGTTGGGGTTCATCAGGCTACGGCTGGCCACCCTTATACCTTGTTTACCACTCTGCCCGACAACCACCTGGCACACCACTTTATATCGTGGCGGATTGACATCTTTTAGTTTACTGAGAACTAGATCTGCTAACATCTGACACAGCTGACTACAACTATCAGGACTGTAACACACACCTTTCAAATAACTATCCAAAGTGGCCTGTAAGATCTGCTGGGTCCTGCTGGCACTGAAATGGCACCCTGGTTCTGGTCCCGTTCTGTAGGTGTTCTCCACATACACCTCCTGGATGGGTTGTTGGAGGTACAGTCCAGAGAAGCTCACTCTTCCTCCCTGGTGCCAGCCTGCGAATGAGAACCGCTTGCCCATGGAGATGTGAGAATTGCTGACGGTGGGGCTCAAGAACGATGACTCGGATGAAGGAATCGTCATGCTCCTGAGAAACAGGGGTCTGTGGTGGGGCTGGTCCTTGGATTGGTCTTTGGAGCTTCGGCGAGTGGAGATAGAGCCCAGACGTCGCCTTGGAGGCCCCGAGGTACCTGGTTCTGTGGACATGGAGCGATTGAACTGAGCTAAAGTCTCCTGAGACAGTGGTAGAGGCTGATTGGCCATGATGAAGAAACCTGTGAGGACATTAATCAATATCTATGTAAATTATAAATAGACTTGCAATAATTTTGACCTAATTCATAGCAATAAGAAGAaagttcatttcatttcatttagcaCACACAATTTTCaagcaatagttcaccccccaaaaaattacatttgcattaaatctaaaatgtacagtAGATTTTGTTTCTTTGGTGGATTAATTGGTGAACTAATTGGTGGATcggtgtgatgtttttatcagttacaAACCTcgtactgacggcacccattcactgcagtggatccaacggtgagcaagtgatgtaatgctacatttttccaaatcagagatacaatataaaatacaattccaTTTAACCCATAAGATTATAACAGTCCTAAATTAGAATGAAATCAGTGAAGaacaaaaaattatgattttttttttcacactacaGTAATCAGTGTGAAacgtttcaaaatcaaaaagtCAGTACCCTATTCATTACATCACTAGTAAGTCATTCAGGCACAAATGAAATAATTTCCTGGGATTTCCCCACAGTGTATTTGTTGAAAAAGATGTAAAGTTACTGGATGGTCAACTCATGAGAGTTCAGAGGTTAAATTCATACAGTCACAGTCAGGTATGAGACTAAGGGCCTTTCCCAGTAACACAAACTGAAATTTTACTTTTGCTTTCTGAAGGACACAGGTTTCTAAAATTAGATAGTTTGCTTGAACCAAAAACATTTCAGTAGATCGAATTtaacagtggtggacagtaacggagtagctttacttcgttactgtacttaagtacatttttcaagtatctgtactttactggagtagttttattttgagcaacttttacttttacttcactacattccaaaggataaaatcgtactttttacttcactacatttcataaaacatatcgttactccctataatatatcacgtgctccgacacgcagaagcggtgattcatcatgaacgaactgaatcttttcaaaataaacttttaaatcggatcgcgaatcacaccaaacgattcgtttacgaattagaatgatccgattgcagctttcttttactgtctatggattgcagctgttctggagtcgaccactcactgattcaaatgaaccgtttagtgcgagtcaccagaagtaagaaccgggagatcttgtgagcgcgcgtgcgtctgacgttgctaaaagtaagttattaatgtcgaaatttaggattaattattgtaactgaaaatcatatttaggtcaaaactgtcagttgtttggaaactaaatccgttgtaaagagtgatctatttaagcccactcaaatgctcgagtgcagacgatgcagacacatcaattctag is part of the Carassius auratus strain Wakin chromosome 27, ASM336829v1, whole genome shotgun sequence genome and encodes:
- the plk3 gene encoding serine/threonine-protein kinase PLK3, with the protein product MDPACFTSAQRLSCKMMNPDLFKPAQAATKPNRSKSEHVKTEVAQVVVDAKTGRSYCKGKLLGKGGFARCYEMTDLANNKMYAVKVIPQSRVSKPHQRGKIINEIELHKSLQHKHVVKFSHHFEDQDNIYIFLELCSRKSLAHIWKARHTLTDPEVRYYLKQIISALKYLHNKGILHRDLKLGNFFVNENMDLRLGDFGLAAKLETVEQRKKTICGTPNYLAPEVLNRQGHGTESDVWSLGCVMYTLLCGNPPFETLDLKETYKCIKEVRYSLPPSLTPSAQKLISAILQKNPSDRLTLDQILAHEYFTKGFTPEKLPPSSCVMVPELNPPSPAKKFFTKMAKSFFGKKKSKAVEKAPCEEKDDISKLVSGMVKHSIGRQMSYKTMGVNEVTSPTVQLASSGPLDTPAEEESRKSASRSFKGTVASSTDAGDDIPTPAAVAESAMKVLNSCLSSMPTASKNPPCLSKTKPLIWVTKWVDYSNKYGFGYQLSNQNVGVLFNEGTHLSLCEQRRTVRYCLTNNQHFSFPADALPEKLLNQKHIVDLMANYMEQNLMEGGDVNSEDQPPPSSSPLLLQWIKTDHALVMLFDNRTIQVNFYTDHTKIILSKTSDSSYLLTYISKERVSYSYPLNVLSQWGCSPELRQRLHYVVQLLQHYTNA
- the dynlt4 gene encoding tctex1 domain-containing protein 1-B; this encodes MANQPLPLSQETLAQFNRSMSTEPGTSGPPRRRLGSISTRRSSKDQSKDQPHHRPLFLRSMTIPSSESSFLSPTVSNSHISMGKRFSFAGWHQGGRVSFSGLYLQQPIQEVYVENTYRTGPEPGCHFSASRTQQILQATLDSYLKGVCYSPDSCSQLCQMLADLVLSKLKDVNPPRYKVVCQVVVGQSGKQGIRVASRSLMNPNTDNYTSAVFQNHSLFAVALVHGLYFE